One window of Vanessa cardui chromosome 5, ilVanCard2.1, whole genome shotgun sequence genomic DNA carries:
- the LOC124530108 gene encoding uncharacterized protein LOC124530108, translating to MATGDSPNEPKRIPYSGFRIPLIGALIDYTKTSFQYMRCKSFDRDETLNVKTSGSKLSASFLALVCLLLGLVCNVKFEVVTFDEEPLANDLHFVLMSKDDRLYIDDIDVSRVMLCIEASDTLLLLISCLLIWNSSKVRSPLSEYLFLPWLGATLRGFFLRQAPTVGALLYVVAVIEGNVNSLFLTAFSFLFLLEARLWLEIARMVCVRWERRDTLDMSRNIPYEVETLWSNEDVQSVEVGNYVY from the exons atggCAACTGGTGATTCTCCTAATGAACCAAAGCGAATTCCTTATTCCGGATTCAGGATACCTCTTATAGGCGCTCTGATAGATTACACGAAGACAAGTTTCCAATACATGAGGTGTAAATCGTTTGATAGAGACGAGACGCTTAATGTCAAAACCTCTGGATCAAAACTCTCAGCTTCATTTCTGGCACTAGTATGTCTCTTATTGGGTTTAGTTTGCAACGTGAAATTCGAAGTAGTAACTTTTGACGAAGAACCTTTGGCAAATGACCTGCATTTTGTCTTGATGAGTAAAGACGATAGACTTTATATTGATGATATAGACGTTTCAA GAGTGATGCTGTGTATTGAAGCATCCGATACTCTTCTCTTACTAATCAGTTGCCTTCTCATATGGAATTCATCTAAAGtg CGTTCTCCACTTAGTGAGTATCTATTCTTACCATGGTTGGGAGCGACTCTGCGCGGTTTCTTTCTGCGTCAAGCGCCAACTGTAGGAGCATTGCTATACGTCGTGGCGGTTATTGAAGGGAACGTTAATTCTTTGTTCCTGACGGcgttttcttttctatttt TGTTAGAAGCACGACTCTGGCTCGAAATTGCACGGATGGTCTGCGTACGATGGGAGAGGCGTGATACCCTCGATATGTCCCGGAACATACCATATGAAGTGGAGACCCTTTGGAGTAACGAAGATGTACAGAGCGTTGAAGTTGGGAATTATGTTTATTGA